One Elaeis guineensis isolate ETL-2024a chromosome 10, EG11, whole genome shotgun sequence genomic window carries:
- the LOC105059803 gene encoding uncharacterized protein isoform X2, protein MKRHRNGEIWNFESQTPAAGAGVILGLDGGTTSTVCVCLPVAMPPAGPLPNPLPILSRAVAGCSNHNSVGETAARETLQEVMAQALSKACSSRAAVQAVCLAVSGVNHPMDQQRLLDWLRDIFPSHVKFYVENDAVAALASGTMGKLHGCVLIAGTGTIAYGFTEDGREARAAGAGPILGDWGSGYGIAAQALTAVMRAHDGRGPQTKLTKNILDILGLSSPDELIGWTYADPSWARIAALVPVVVSSAEDGDEVANRILYDSVQELADSVIAVVRRLRLCGKDGGDTFPLVMVGGVLEANKRWDIGKEVINCISKVYPGADPIRPKRDLTAAV, encoded by the exons ATGAAAAGGCACCGTAATGGGGAGATATGGAACTTCGAGAGCCAGACGCCGGCTGCCGGCGCCGGCGTCATCCTGGGCCTCGACGGCGGCACCACCTCCACTGTCTGCGTCTGTCTGCCGGTGGCAATGCCCCCCGCTGGCCCCCTCCCCAACCCCCTCCCCATCCTCTCCCGTGCCGTCGCCGGTTGCTCCAACCACAACTCCGTCGGAG AAACTGCAGCCAGAGAGACCCTACAGGAGGTTATGGCTCAAGCCCTTTCTAAAGCTTGCTCTAGTCGTGCAGCTGTTCAGGCAGTTTGCTTAGCTGTATCTGGTGTAAATCATCCTATGGATCAACAGCGATTACTGGATTGGCTCAG AGACATATTTCCAAGCCATGTCAAGTTCTATGTAGAAAATGATGCTGTGGCAGCACTGGCTAGTGGCACGATGGGAAAGCTCCATGGGTGTGTACTGATTGCAGGCACAGGCACCATTGCTTATGGGTTCACTGAAGATGGAAGAGAAGCCCGAGCTGCTGGTGCAGGACCAATCTTGGGGGATTGGGGAAG CGGATATGGAATTGCTGCACAGGCATTGACTGCAGTGATGAGGGCACATGATGGTCGTGGACCCCAAACAAAACTCACAAAAAACATTCTTGACATACTTGGTCTTTCTTCACCAGATGAACTGATTGG GTGGACCTATGCTGATCCCTCTTGGGCTCGTATTGCGGCACTTGTTCCAGTAGTGGTATCTTCAGCTGAAGATGGCGATGAAGTTGCAAACAGAATATTATATGATTCAGTCCAAGAGTTGGCTGATAGTGTCATAGCTGTTGTCCGAAGACTTAGATTGTGTGGTAAAG ATGGGGGGGATACTTTCCCACTTGTTATGGTTGGAGGTGTTCTCGAAGCTAACAAGAGATGGGATATAGGGAAAGAAGTCATAAACTGCATCTCCAAGGTCTACCCCGGTGCTGATCCTATTCGACCTAAG AGAGATCTAACTGCTGCAGTTTAG
- the LOC105059803 gene encoding uncharacterized protein isoform X3, translating to MKRHRNGEIWNFESQTPAAGAGVILGLDGGTTSTVCVCLPVAMPPAGPLPNPLPILSRAVAGCSNHNSVGETAARETLQEVMAQALSKACSSRAAVQAVCLAVSGVNHPMDQQRLLDWLRDIFPSHVKFYVENDAVAALASGTMGKLHGCVLIAGTGTIAYGFTEDGREARAAGAGPILGDWGSGYGIAAQALTAVMRAHDGRGPQTKLTKNILDILGLSSPDELIGWTYADPSWARIAALVPVVVSSAEDGDEVANRILYDSVQELADSVIAVVRRLRLCGKDGGDTFPLVMVGGVLEANKRWDIGKEVINCISKVYPGADPIRPKVEPAVGAALLAWNHYIKEL from the exons ATGAAAAGGCACCGTAATGGGGAGATATGGAACTTCGAGAGCCAGACGCCGGCTGCCGGCGCCGGCGTCATCCTGGGCCTCGACGGCGGCACCACCTCCACTGTCTGCGTCTGTCTGCCGGTGGCAATGCCCCCCGCTGGCCCCCTCCCCAACCCCCTCCCCATCCTCTCCCGTGCCGTCGCCGGTTGCTCCAACCACAACTCCGTCGGAG AAACTGCAGCCAGAGAGACCCTACAGGAGGTTATGGCTCAAGCCCTTTCTAAAGCTTGCTCTAGTCGTGCAGCTGTTCAGGCAGTTTGCTTAGCTGTATCTGGTGTAAATCATCCTATGGATCAACAGCGATTACTGGATTGGCTCAG AGACATATTTCCAAGCCATGTCAAGTTCTATGTAGAAAATGATGCTGTGGCAGCACTGGCTAGTGGCACGATGGGAAAGCTCCATGGGTGTGTACTGATTGCAGGCACAGGCACCATTGCTTATGGGTTCACTGAAGATGGAAGAGAAGCCCGAGCTGCTGGTGCAGGACCAATCTTGGGGGATTGGGGAAG CGGATATGGAATTGCTGCACAGGCATTGACTGCAGTGATGAGGGCACATGATGGTCGTGGACCCCAAACAAAACTCACAAAAAACATTCTTGACATACTTGGTCTTTCTTCACCAGATGAACTGATTGG GTGGACCTATGCTGATCCCTCTTGGGCTCGTATTGCGGCACTTGTTCCAGTAGTGGTATCTTCAGCTGAAGATGGCGATGAAGTTGCAAACAGAATATTATATGATTCAGTCCAAGAGTTGGCTGATAGTGTCATAGCTGTTGTCCGAAGACTTAGATTGTGTGGTAAAG ATGGGGGGGATACTTTCCCACTTGTTATGGTTGGAGGTGTTCTCGAAGCTAACAAGAGATGGGATATAGGGAAAGAAGTCATAAACTGCATCTCCAAGGTCTACCCCGGTGCTGATCCTATTCGACCTAAG GTGGAACCAGCTGTTGGGGCAGCATTGCTGGCTTGGAATCATTACATTAAAGAACTTTAA
- the LOC105059803 gene encoding uncharacterized protein isoform X1 → MKRHRNGEIWNFESQTPAAGAGVILGLDGGTTSTVCVCLPVAMPPAGPLPNPLPILSRAVAGCSNHNSVGETAARETLQEVMAQALSKACSSRAAVQAVCLAVSGVNHPMDQQRLLDWLRDIFPSHVKFYVENDAVAALASGTMGKLHGCVLIAGTGTIAYGFTEDGREARAAGAGPILGDWGSGYGIAAQALTAVMRAHDGRGPQTKLTKNILDILGLSSPDELIGWTYADPSWARIAALVPVVVSSAEDGDEVANRILYDSVQELADSVIAVVRRLRLCDGGDTFPLVMVGGVLEANKRWDIGKEVINCISKVYPGADPIRPKVEPAVGAALLAWNHYIKEL, encoded by the exons ATGAAAAGGCACCGTAATGGGGAGATATGGAACTTCGAGAGCCAGACGCCGGCTGCCGGCGCCGGCGTCATCCTGGGCCTCGACGGCGGCACCACCTCCACTGTCTGCGTCTGTCTGCCGGTGGCAATGCCCCCCGCTGGCCCCCTCCCCAACCCCCTCCCCATCCTCTCCCGTGCCGTCGCCGGTTGCTCCAACCACAACTCCGTCGGAG AAACTGCAGCCAGAGAGACCCTACAGGAGGTTATGGCTCAAGCCCTTTCTAAAGCTTGCTCTAGTCGTGCAGCTGTTCAGGCAGTTTGCTTAGCTGTATCTGGTGTAAATCATCCTATGGATCAACAGCGATTACTGGATTGGCTCAG AGACATATTTCCAAGCCATGTCAAGTTCTATGTAGAAAATGATGCTGTGGCAGCACTGGCTAGTGGCACGATGGGAAAGCTCCATGGGTGTGTACTGATTGCAGGCACAGGCACCATTGCTTATGGGTTCACTGAAGATGGAAGAGAAGCCCGAGCTGCTGGTGCAGGACCAATCTTGGGGGATTGGGGAAG CGGATATGGAATTGCTGCACAGGCATTGACTGCAGTGATGAGGGCACATGATGGTCGTGGACCCCAAACAAAACTCACAAAAAACATTCTTGACATACTTGGTCTTTCTTCACCAGATGAACTGATTGG GTGGACCTATGCTGATCCCTCTTGGGCTCGTATTGCGGCACTTGTTCCAGTAGTGGTATCTTCAGCTGAAGATGGCGATGAAGTTGCAAACAGAATATTATATGATTCAGTCCAAGAGTTGGCTGATAGTGTCATAGCTGTTGTCCGAAGACTTAGATTGTGTG ATGGGGGGGATACTTTCCCACTTGTTATGGTTGGAGGTGTTCTCGAAGCTAACAAGAGATGGGATATAGGGAAAGAAGTCATAAACTGCATCTCCAAGGTCTACCCCGGTGCTGATCCTATTCGACCTAAG GTGGAACCAGCTGTTGGGGCAGCATTGCTGGCTTGGAATCATTACATTAAAGAACTTTAA